One Phocaeicola dorei genomic region harbors:
- a CDS encoding outer membrane beta-barrel family protein gives MKKQNFIITSLFLFWIIGTTAAQTITGKVINIHAQAIDGATVILQTIDSTFVDAVITDTTGCFRFNRQPASYRLIFQHIMYETLLLTTTGEDTGTITLKSKDYALDEVIVKGERPLVKVEEGKLSYDLSQLTTHRIVNNAYEILQQLPGVQEINGNLSLAGAHNLSIILNGRPTTMSHEQLAILLKNTPASRVEKVEVMYSTPPQYHIRGAAINLLLKVYRPEESGLQGEVNAGYLYNYRNGTQGGISLLYTTPKWNIDLLYNTHYEQNRQTTDTYSHHTLKNNVYDICQHNNIDRKGITHYVRTGAEYKFNGSAHINLAYTGIFNPNNDNHSYSDGNITTADNRTKKEAQMHNLALDYLSGFGMKAGINYTSYHSESHQQFTNKDNKKQTSEFHTTSGQIIDRWKIYVDQSHTLPREWTLNYGTSLTYASDHNTQFYHTQNGTDMSELNTDNRYNEYTYDFYVGFSKNMGERLSFSASITGEYYKTARYHAWAAYPTAELTYVMTPAHILQLAFTSDKTYPSYWDLSESTGYISGYEEVQGNPMLKPSTDYSVNLNYILKNKYIFSLAYDYEPDLFQQLAYQSTERLTLIYKTLNWDYQQSFSATAIIPFKIGHWLDSRATLQAEYRQAKCDKFFDLSFNHSKWIGLGMLQNNLTLSTQPDIRMELTGLYLSPSIQGNYDLSNVWAIHAGLRWNFANQKASLQLKATDLFNSMQGDIDVTLRNKGQYMDMHINSYSRNVTLSFTYKFGGYKEKQHKPIDTSRFK, from the coding sequence ATGAAAAAGCAAAATTTTATCATCACATCGCTATTTTTATTTTGGATTATAGGAACAACCGCTGCACAAACCATTACCGGAAAGGTTATAAACATCCATGCACAAGCCATTGACGGTGCAACCGTCATCCTACAAACCATTGATTCTACTTTCGTGGACGCCGTAATCACAGATACCACCGGTTGCTTTAGGTTCAACCGGCAACCAGCATCTTATCGGCTGATTTTCCAACACATCATGTACGAAACCCTCTTATTGACAACTACAGGAGAAGACACAGGCACGATTACCCTGAAAAGTAAAGATTATGCCCTGGACGAAGTTATCGTCAAAGGGGAACGCCCTCTTGTAAAAGTGGAAGAAGGAAAATTATCGTATGATCTGTCACAACTCACCACACATAGAATCGTGAACAATGCTTATGAAATCCTTCAGCAATTACCCGGTGTACAAGAAATAAACGGCAACCTTTCATTGGCAGGCGCACACAATCTGAGCATTATTCTAAACGGAAGACCCACAACAATGAGTCACGAACAGTTAGCCATTTTATTAAAAAACACTCCGGCTTCACGTGTAGAAAAGGTAGAAGTTATGTATAGCACACCGCCGCAATATCATATAAGAGGTGCTGCCATCAACTTACTTTTGAAAGTTTATCGTCCGGAAGAAAGCGGGTTGCAAGGAGAAGTTAATGCCGGATATCTATACAATTACAGAAATGGCACACAAGGAGGAATCAGCCTACTTTACACCACTCCTAAATGGAATATAGACTTGCTATATAATACCCATTATGAACAAAACAGACAAACTACAGATACGTACTCACACCACACCTTAAAAAATAATGTATATGATATCTGTCAACACAATAACATTGACAGAAAAGGAATAACACATTATGTACGGACAGGCGCTGAATATAAATTCAATGGTAGTGCTCATATCAATTTGGCCTATACCGGTATCTTCAACCCTAACAACGATAATCATTCGTATTCCGACGGGAACATCACAACCGCAGACAATCGGACAAAAAAGGAGGCTCAAATGCACAATCTCGCTTTAGATTATCTCTCTGGCTTCGGTATGAAAGCTGGAATAAATTATACCTCCTACCATTCCGAAAGTCATCAGCAATTCACCAACAAAGACAACAAAAAACAAACAAGCGAATTTCATACGACTAGCGGACAAATAATAGACCGCTGGAAAATATACGTAGACCAGTCACACACACTACCACGAGAGTGGACCTTGAATTATGGCACCTCTTTGACTTATGCCAGTGACCATAATACTCAGTTCTATCATACCCAAAACGGAACAGATATGAGCGAACTTAACACAGACAATCGTTATAACGAATATACATATGACTTCTATGTCGGATTCAGCAAAAATATGGGAGAACGTTTGTCTTTCAGCGCATCCATAACCGGAGAATACTACAAAACGGCCCGTTATCATGCATGGGCGGCTTATCCTACAGCCGAATTAACATACGTAATGACCCCAGCGCATATTTTACAACTTGCATTCACTTCAGATAAAACCTATCCCAGCTACTGGGATCTGAGCGAAAGTACCGGCTATATAAGTGGTTATGAAGAAGTACAAGGCAATCCAATGTTAAAGCCATCCACCGACTATTCCGTAAATCTGAATTATATTTTAAAGAACAAGTATATCTTCAGCCTAGCTTATGACTATGAGCCCGATTTATTTCAGCAACTGGCTTATCAGAGTACGGAACGCCTGACATTGATTTACAAGACCCTGAACTGGGATTATCAGCAAAGTTTTTCAGCCACTGCCATCATTCCCTTCAAAATAGGCCATTGGCTGGACAGCCGTGCCACACTACAAGCAGAATACAGGCAGGCGAAATGTGATAAATTCTTCGACCTTTCTTTCAACCACAGCAAATGGATTGGATTGGGAATGTTACAGAATAACCTAACGCTGTCTACCCAACCGGACATACGCATGGAACTGACCGGACTTTATTTAAGCCCATCCATTCAGGGAAATTATGATTTAAGCAATGTATGGGCCATCCATGCCGGGTTGCGATGGAATTTTGCCAACCAAAAGGCGAGTCTTCAACTGAAAGCCACTGATCTGTTCAATTCAATGCAAGGAGATATAGATGTAACACTGCGCAATAAAGGGCAGTATATGGACATGCACATCAACAGTTATTCACGCAACGTAACTTTATCCTTTACTTACAAGTTCGGAGGCTATAAAGAAAAACAGCATAAACCAATAGACACTTCCCGATTCAAATAA